The following nucleotide sequence is from Solanum dulcamara chromosome 7, daSolDulc1.2, whole genome shotgun sequence.
GTAAAACCCATGGAATTGAACACGTAGATAGACAATAGCCTATGAAGCTAGTGTGCCACTGTATATAGAAAATGTGTAGAAAGCGAGGGACAAAACAAACACGAATATATTATTCTATGATCCAGCCACGTGTAACGTCCTCTTTAGaaaagtttctttttcttctctcactcattttctttctatttcaaaatttatatggcatgattttaattttaagaattcagtaatttttttaattttaattatgcattgaaatacataatttataaaaaaattattaaaattaacaatatataaaatatacaatttttcttatttacGGCACGTATAAACGGAATATATATTAATTGAAcgtgattaaaaatataaacagCTCAGCAAGACTCGTGTCAGAGAAAGAAGGTCCGTTACCCACAATTCGTGTTGTTTGCTCATTGATCCACCAAAATATTTCTTTACACGTGGTCTAACAGAGCTTTTATGAATACCATTTGGACGGTCTAGATCTCTCCACTTTTCAATTTGACACCAactatacttttttttattatttttaaacacaAGTCTGCCCGGGTCAATGACGGGCATCTGCCCTGAAGTAGGCAGCCTCTCCCCTCCTCCTGTACAAAAGCCTTATATTTATGGCCTCCTTCTCTCCATCTTGTTCCTTACATTTCTTACATGTCTTGTTTCTCCTAATTGAATTTATCAGTTGTTAGAATTCGGCAAAGTTTTAGCGAttgatcaaatttcacaagaaGAATTGAagtgtatattttatatttaattgcGGAATGTCTTTTGGTGAAACTAAGACGGTAACTCCAACTGAACCGAGTACGGAAACTGCAAGAAGGCGACGCATGGAAATTCACCAGTTTCGATTTGTTGCCAGTGATATGGCAGTGGCTCCACCGAGTAGTATGGAGAATGGAAGGAAGAGACAGAGATTGGAAAAAACTGTGTCCGTTAAAAGCTATGATATTAAAGAGAAGCGATCCAAGTTGGAAAGGATTGTTTCCCTGCCACTATCGCTGCCGTGTAGAAGTGAAATTGAGTTGGGTGAAAAGAAGTTAGCAGAGAACAAAGAAACCGAAACGTACGCTTTGGATTTGACGGAATCTGCTTCAATATCGTCGAATATTGAACGCCAAGGGGTATCCGATTGTCCTAAGTTCGGGATGACATCTGTCTGTGGAAGGAGAAGAGATATGGAAGATACTGTGTCGATCTACCCTTCGTTTCTTCAGGATAAACATGAAAAGTCCAACAAATTACATTTCTTTGGTCTCTACGACGGCCACGGCTGCTCTCATGTAATTAATCTTAATATTAATAACCTACagtctctttttatttttatgcaatttttccccTTTTTGCTAATTTTGCTCAATGATTATTTCTGTAGGCAGCGATGAAATGTAAAGATAGAATGCACGAGATAGTGAAGAACGAGGTTGAAAGCCCAGGGGAAGCTACATGGAAAGAGATGATGACGCGAAGCTTCACAAAAATGGACAAAGAGGTCGTTGAATATTCGAAAGGAGCTGGAGGCACAGAGACTGCCGATTGCAGATGCGAACTTCAGACGCCGCAGTGCGATGCCGTTGGATCTACTGCTGTTGTGGCCGTTGTAACTCCAAACAAAATCATCGTGTCCAACTGCGGTGATTCTCGCGCTGTGCTCTGCAGAAACGGCGTCGCAATTCCTCTGTCCATTGATCACAAGGTGTGTGccaaatttattattaattccTAACATTGTGTTCCTGTTGCTGGAATATTATTGGTGAAAACAGTATTTTCTAAGTTAGTGTTCTGTTCTTTGTTTGTAGCCTGATCGACCCGATGAACTCAATCGGATAGAAGAAGCTGGTGGTCGCGTCATCTATTGGGATGGTCCGAGAGTTCTTGGAGTTTTGGCTATGTCTCGAGCAATCGGTAAGCATATTAGTTATGTCAGTGAAGATAATTTAGCTATAGTTCAAGCGATAGCTGATTCGccttatatatatgtaaaaacaAGACTAACTTATATTTCCTTTGGAACATTTTTCAGGTGACAGTTATTTAAAACCATATGTAACATCTGAACCAGAGGTGACCATAAAGGAGAGAACAGTAGAAGATGAGTGCTTGATATTAGCGAGCGATGGGCTATGGGACGTTGTGTCAAACGAGACGGCATGTGGTGTGGCTAGCATGTGCTTGCGATCTGGGCAGAGCTCATCCGACCAGGCTTGCACTGATGCGTCAATCCTCCTGACTAGGCTGGCTTTGGCTAGGCACAGTTCGGATAATGTTAGCGTTGTCGTCGTTGATTTGAAAAGAGGTCTATAGGGGATTAAATATAAGTTTTACATGCGTATATATGtagttttgtttttcttcttttgagaaTCGAGCTAATATGATAGTCAAGGTTTTTCCACGGTTGCTTCCTGGGATGCAACTTTCATAAAGAAGGGAAGCTGCTTGAGCTCGAGAGGTATTTTACTGAGTAGGTGTCCTGGACTCTTCCGAAACAGATCGCCATCCTTCTGATTTTTGCAGGCTTTGTTTGCTCTGCTCAATCGGGTTACTTCAATTTTTACACTCTTATTTATTGGAGAAAAAAAACTTCTCTAATAATTAATTGTAAGTGCCATTTTTATTAAATGATTCtcatcttttcttttgaatatttAGTAAGTACGTACTATTACTTTTAATTGTG
It contains:
- the LOC129896138 gene encoding protein phosphatase 2C 37-like, yielding MSFGETKTVTPTEPSTETARRRRMEIHQFRFVASDMAVAPPSSMENGRKRQRLEKTVSVKSYDIKEKRSKLERIVSLPLSLPCRSEIELGEKKLAENKETETYALDLTESASISSNIERQGVSDCPKFGMTSVCGRRRDMEDTVSIYPSFLQDKHEKSNKLHFFGLYDGHGCSHAAMKCKDRMHEIVKNEVESPGEATWKEMMTRSFTKMDKEVVEYSKGAGGTETADCRCELQTPQCDAVGSTAVVAVVTPNKIIVSNCGDSRAVLCRNGVAIPLSIDHKPDRPDELNRIEEAGGRVIYWDGPRVLGVLAMSRAIGDSYLKPYVTSEPEVTIKERTVEDECLILASDGLWDVVSNETACGVASMCLRSGQSSSDQACTDASILLTRLALARHSSDNVSVVVVDLKRGL